The Primulina tabacum isolate GXHZ01 chromosome 10, ASM2559414v2, whole genome shotgun sequence region ACTGCACAAGACAAGAAACGTGTTGTGTCGACAAAATAAATTCACAATTGAATAAAAGAAACGTATCACGCGAAAAATGCTCTACGTTTTTATAAACACGAGTAATGTGATATGAGGGCTTTGCCTTTGCCGGCATGCATTTGAATCTTATTATGAttgattgataaaaaaaataatagtgaTAATGTATCCTGGTGCTACCATCAAGCGAATTTTCAATATCCACTTCCAAAACTATTTGCCATTTGAGATTGTGGAAGGGTAGCAACTTAGAGTGGAAACTTACCCTCTTAATTCTCTTCATACTCTCCAACAAGGATCAAACGTGTAGTTTTTAAGATTATGTCAATTGTTTTTGAGCGGCCAACAATGTTCTCATAAAAATTCGGAGAAAGTAAAGCAACACTGACGTTTTGGCTCACTGGGCATGAGATTCCCCCTCAAAGATTGGTGATCTACTCAAATTTGACAGGATCGGACTTCAGTTTcttaatatttgttaattagtGGTAGTGATTTTGTCAGTAGCTGGCGGcgctttttttaatttttggagATGTTCTAATCCACTTAGATCATGTACTTTTTTAGGCTTCGTTTTAATTTACTAGTACGGGTTCGTGCCAAACCTCCACCTACATGCACATGGCTTTTTCTAATAAGCAAAACAATACGAAGTAGAAAATGCATGCAAACATGTCACTACAAATAAAATACCTGGTAGCAAGAGATGAGAGAGCTTGTGAATCCAAAGGCACCAGTTACGCGTGGAGTAATTTTATTGGGTGCCAGTTGAAGCAAGCCAGCCGCAACGACCAAGTCCATTACTGCTTTAACAAGGGATATTGACCTATCGTTGGATTTTTTAAGCTTAGTTCGATATTCTTCATTCTGCAATGAAACAATCCAAGAAGAAGCACAAAAGAAGGTATTAACAACAAGAATTCAAGGTTCAAACAGTAGAGTCATACTGACAGGTGTCCTAACAGCAAACCTTATATTTATTTGTATTCTTCAGTTCCTTCTCTAATTTCTTCATTGAAGAAGAAAGCCTCCAGATTTCCCCCATCTGAGTAACaaatagaaaaattaaataaaacttaTTCATAGCTTTGAAAACGAGTAACAGTAATATCACATTACAAAACTAAAGCAGAGTCGGCAACGAACCTCAACCAGGGATGTGCAGAAAGAAGCACCCAACCAAGAGAAAAGAGATATTCTTCCAATGAGTTCTAGACGTTCTTTGTCCTACATAACATAACTTCTTGTTTACTCCTACTCAAAATCCCCCCATAAATGCGAAAAACTAGAGAAGTTTTAAGACATACCTTGTAGATTCCTGTCCTACCCAACCATACAATTTGATCCAGAAACAGGAAAGTGGACAAGAGCGCATTTTTGGACTGAAATAAACAGGAGTAAAACACCAACGGGGATTAAGTACAAAGATCATAAAGTAGAATAAACAATACCTTTCCTAGGAAAATTAGAGGAAGTGGAGTTCCTGGAGCGCTTGGACTGATGAGAGCATGTAGATCATTGATAaactaccaaaaaaaaaaagcatccttaagccatgcatgcaattaaGACACAAGATCAAAATAAATATCAGCGACAGGAATGTTATATCCAACCCACATCCAAAGAAGGGAATGTTTATGCGGACCTTAAACAAGCGAAATACTTTTCGAGCCAAGCTGGTTGATTTGTCGACATTTTGTGCAGTGCCTGGCTCTCCATTACTCAAGAATTTCGAACCATATTGTATTGCGCGGCATATCTTATCCCTAGCTTCGGCCTTGTTCAGGTATAGTATAGCAAGAGCGAGCTCTGTTCTGGCAACATCTAAAGTACTCATGCTTCACCTTGAACAGCTGAAAAGGTAAAATCATAACTGATTCAATCACATTCATGAAATAGCAGGCTGAGGGGTGGATCTAGCAGCGTCTGATGCATTAATCTCCCCATAACCAGGTGTGAAGTGCGGTGTTCATATACATAAATAACATCTTATCAAATTCAACAACTAGTATGATCAATCTTGACCttgtttttttcctttctttgtAAGTACTTAGAACACATGAATGAAGCAAATTCAACCATTAGTCGATTCTTCtgccaataaatcatttcaaatttactTATCTAATccaagtttagaagcttatttcatatctaatatatttgttttataaGTAGACAAAAGGTTTCTATGAGCATAAGACATAGGGCAAAAAGATAATCATAGTTCATGGGAGCCAGCAGCCGAGCACGCACAAAAAAAGctcaaattttatatatacttctctacaaaaataaatttcccaaaaatacaCTAACTCGCTCCCCTTCTCCCACTTTTGGTTGAAAGTGACAGATACTCCATGATCGTTTCATAACTAGTGCCTCCAAAGTTCATGAAACGAAACAAATCACAGATGAATCATAAaataatcccagtataacaACAGAAAACCCATTGACTTGCCCTAACAAAACACAAAACAAATAATCGAACAGCAGCAATAATTAAAGCAGTTACGATCCACTATTTGCCAAAAGATCCCGCAAAAGTCGGTGGTTCACTCGTAAATATTTAAGCCCATATGATTCAAACAACAAATCTAACCAAAAGCATACGTATTACAAACATCCCATTCTACGAATTTCAGATTTATACGAATCAAACCGACCAAAATCCATTCACGCAAAAGATATTCAACAGTCATACCTGGAGTAAAGATTTGGCAATTATACTGCGGGAAAAATCACAAGAATTTCTTTTTATCGTGTATATGCTTACAAATATAGAAGGGGGTGGGGTTGGCGATCATTACCGGGGTCTTGTGCCGAACCCTTTTCTTGAAATTCACAATatacattaattaatttatattttttgttcaCACCGAGCCGTCGGTCTTGTCGTGAGAGCGGTGGCGGTTCGCGGCTACCTCTTATCGTCATTCCACaacaattcttttttttttttaaaaaaaaacaatttattaAATGTTAATGATAATTCGTAAATATTAGTTAAATCATTaatttgtattattttcaagatgtaaaaataaattttagtaagacgatctcacgggtcgtattttgtgagacaaaaacttgtgtgagacggtctcacgggtcgtattttgtgagacagatctcttatttgggtcatccatgaaaaaatattactttttatgctaagtaTATCTTACTCATCGAAATGAGTAAGATATCGTATGTAATAGTCACacgtatatgtatttataaGACGAATCGATTTCGTTcatatatgtattaaaataataaaaaatatatttttcactcaaaacaacatatattataaaatatatgttgatataaGAACAATAATAGTCACTCAAATTAACATACACTATAAAACATTTATtcttaacattacttaaaaaaatttggtatttttaaatattttgaacgtaatgctttaattattt contains the following coding sequences:
- the LOC142505873 gene encoding peroxisomal membrane protein 11D: MSTLDVARTELALAILYLNKAEARDKICRAIQYGSKFLSNGEPGTAQNVDKSTSLARKVFRLFKFINDLHALISPSAPGTPLPLIFLGKSKNALLSTFLFLDQIVWLGRTGIYKDKERLELIGRISLFSWLGASFCTSLVEMGEIWRLSSSMKKLEKELKNTNKYKNEEYRTKLKKSNDRSISLVKAVMDLVVAAGLLQLAPNKITPRVTGAFGFTSSLISCYQLLPQPQKAKMT